The proteins below are encoded in one region of Aquisalimonas asiatica:
- a CDS encoding AAA family ATPase produces MTELTAAQHRTLCERLQEPGRYPHPVAQVTTVRTHISTLLLTEHYAYKLKQPLDLGFLDFTTLEQRRHACDEELRLNRRLAPELYLQRIAITGTPDDPVINGDGPLLDWAVQMRRFDDRRLLDTLLDQGELDTGMLDDIAAQVAAFHGQAAVAGPDSPLGTPAAVAEPARDNLASLAEALGDDHRIAHLRDWTEQQLTALTRLMTDRHAGGHIRECHGDLHLGNIVAINDRPVIFDGIEFSDALRWIDTINEVAFLDMDLRSRGRPELAARFTNAYLEHTGDYNAVALLPFYRVYRALVRAKVNALRLQDADAETRDAAHRAVERYLAVAEEDTRARAPRLFLMHGLSGSGKSTVAAAIVERTGAIRLRSDVERKRLHALDRATRTGAGVGEGIYDNTASERTYQRLETLAAGLLHAGADVVVDAATLGRSERDRFRRLAAAAGVPFTLVDCRADEAELRRRITDRQRAGRDPSEADTSVLDHQLHTAERPDEDETGDALVVDTGKDPGFTALEALTSRDAAPR; encoded by the coding sequence ATGACCGAACTCACTGCCGCCCAGCATCGAACCCTGTGCGAGCGGCTGCAGGAGCCGGGGCGCTACCCGCACCCCGTGGCGCAGGTCACCACCGTGCGCACCCACATCTCCACCCTGCTGCTCACCGAGCACTACGCCTACAAGCTCAAGCAGCCCCTGGATCTCGGTTTTCTCGACTTCACCACCCTGGAGCAGCGCCGGCACGCCTGCGACGAGGAGCTGCGCCTGAACCGCCGTCTCGCCCCGGAGCTCTACCTCCAGCGCATCGCCATCACCGGGACGCCCGACGACCCCGTGATCAATGGCGACGGCCCGCTGCTGGACTGGGCCGTGCAGATGCGGCGATTCGATGACCGCCGCCTGCTCGACACACTGCTGGATCAGGGCGAACTGGACACCGGCATGCTCGACGACATCGCCGCCCAGGTGGCCGCGTTCCACGGGCAGGCCGCGGTCGCGGGCCCCGACTCCCCTCTGGGTACACCGGCAGCCGTGGCAGAACCCGCACGGGACAATCTTGCCAGCCTGGCCGAGGCGCTCGGCGACGACCACCGCATCGCCCACCTGCGCGACTGGACCGAGCAACAACTCACCGCCCTGACCCGGCTCATGACCGACCGGCACGCCGGCGGGCACATCCGCGAATGCCACGGCGACCTGCACCTGGGCAACATCGTCGCCATCAACGACCGCCCGGTGATCTTCGACGGCATCGAGTTCTCCGACGCCCTGCGCTGGATCGACACCATCAACGAAGTGGCCTTCCTGGACATGGATCTGCGCAGCCGCGGGCGCCCGGAGCTCGCCGCACGGTTCACCAACGCCTACCTGGAGCACACCGGCGACTACAACGCCGTCGCCCTGCTGCCGTTCTACCGCGTCTACCGGGCGCTGGTGCGGGCGAAGGTCAACGCCCTGCGCCTGCAGGACGCGGACGCAGAGACGCGGGACGCAGCGCACCGGGCCGTCGAGCGCTACCTCGCGGTGGCCGAAGAGGATACCCGCGCGCGCGCACCGAGACTGTTTCTCATGCATGGGCTCTCGGGCAGCGGCAAGTCCACGGTCGCCGCCGCCATCGTGGAGCGCACGGGGGCAATCCGGCTGCGCTCGGACGTGGAACGCAAGCGGCTGCACGCCCTTGATCGCGCCACCCGCACCGGTGCGGGCGTCGGCGAGGGCATCTACGACAACACCGCCTCCGAGCGGACCTACCAGCGCCTTGAAACCCTGGCGGCGGGGCTACTCCACGCCGGTGCGGACGTGGTGGTGGATGCAGCGACACTGGGCCGCAGCGAGCGGGACCGTTTCCGCCGCCTTGCCGCGGCGGCCGGTGTTCCGTTCACCCTGGTGGACTGCCGTGCGGACGAGGCCGAGCTGCGCCGCCGCATTACGGATCGGCAACGCGCCGGCCGCGACCCGTCGGAGGCGGATACCAGCGTCCTCGACCACCAGCTCCACACCGCCGAGCGGCCGGACGAAGACGAAACCGGTGACGCACTGGTGGTGGATACCGGCAAGGACCCGGGCTTTACCGCACTGGAGGCGCTCACGTCGCGGGACGCCGCGCCGCGCTGA
- a CDS encoding radical SAM protein — protein MSQPAESVIQFLDPRKFQDPRTTADGDPRAHVRLRELETLWICTGTLCNLECRNCYIESSPSNDRLVYISTDEVAAYLDEIERDRLGTRTIAFTGGEPFMNPDMIPILDDVLTRGFEALVLTNAMRPMMKVADPLLDIQRRHGDRLTVRVSIDHYDRDTHEEERGPRSWAPAIKGLHWLTSNGFTVDIAGRLFSGESEHAMRLGYADLFRREHIGLDAHDARTLVLFPEMDARLDVPEITEACWDIVGTSPDAQMCASSRMVIKRKGAAHPVVVPCTLLPYDPQFELGRTLAESFVDVPLNHPHCAKFCVLGGASCSG, from the coding sequence ATGAGCCAACCGGCCGAATCCGTCATCCAGTTCCTCGATCCGCGCAAGTTCCAGGATCCGCGCACCACCGCCGACGGCGACCCCCGGGCCCATGTCCGGCTTCGTGAGCTGGAGACCCTGTGGATCTGCACCGGCACCCTGTGCAACCTGGAGTGCCGCAACTGCTACATCGAGTCCTCGCCCAGCAACGACCGGCTCGTCTATATCTCCACCGATGAGGTCGCCGCCTACCTGGACGAGATCGAACGCGACCGCCTGGGCACCCGAACCATCGCGTTCACCGGCGGCGAGCCGTTCATGAACCCGGACATGATCCCGATCCTCGACGACGTTCTCACCCGCGGCTTCGAGGCACTGGTGCTCACCAACGCCATGCGCCCGATGATGAAGGTCGCCGACCCGCTGCTGGACATCCAGCGGCGCCACGGCGACCGGCTGACCGTGCGGGTGTCCATCGACCACTACGACCGGGATACCCACGAGGAAGAGCGCGGGCCACGCTCCTGGGCGCCGGCGATCAAGGGCCTGCACTGGCTCACCAGCAACGGCTTCACCGTGGACATCGCCGGCCGGCTGTTCTCCGGCGAGTCCGAGCACGCCATGCGCCTGGGCTACGCAGACCTGTTCCGCCGGGAGCACATCGGCCTGGACGCCCACGACGCCCGCACCCTGGTGCTCTTCCCGGAGATGGACGCGCGCCTCGACGTGCCGGAGATCACCGAAGCGTGCTGGGACATTGTCGGCACGTCCCCCGACGCGCAGATGTGCGCCAGCTCGCGCATGGTGATCAAGCGCAAGGGCGCCGCCCACCCCGTGGTGGTGCCCTGCACCCTGCTGCCCTACGACCCGCAGTTCGAGCTGGGCCGGACGCTGGCCGAGAGCTTCGTCGACGTGCCGCTCAACCACCCGCACTGCGCGAAGTTCTGCGTGCTCGGCGGCGCCAGCTGCAGCGGCTGA
- a CDS encoding bis(5'-nucleosyl)-tetraphosphatase, whose protein sequence is MKVRTLSAGVVVVRREGNAWRCLLLRAFQYWDSPKGQVEPGEKPIEAAVREVREETGIRELNFFLGHEYMETGPYARGKVARYYLAETPGKHVVLGVNPDLGRPEHQEYRWVSFRRARQLASPRVQRVLEWAEQRLRQAGADAAQASGDHGRSAGAGRS, encoded by the coding sequence ATGAAGGTGCGAACCCTGTCGGCAGGGGTGGTGGTAGTACGGCGCGAAGGCAATGCCTGGCGCTGTCTGCTGCTGCGCGCCTTCCAGTACTGGGACTCCCCCAAGGGCCAGGTGGAACCCGGCGAGAAGCCCATTGAGGCGGCCGTCCGCGAGGTCCGCGAAGAGACCGGCATCCGCGAACTGAATTTCTTCCTCGGCCACGAGTACATGGAAACGGGCCCTTATGCCCGGGGCAAGGTCGCCCGCTACTACCTGGCCGAGACGCCGGGAAAGCACGTGGTGCTGGGCGTCAACCCGGACCTGGGTCGACCGGAGCATCAGGAGTACCGCTGGGTCAGCTTCCGCCGCGCGCGCCAGCTCGCCTCGCCGCGCGTGCAGCGTGTGCTCGAATGGGCCGAGCAGCGCCTCCGCCAGGCCGGCGCGGACGCCGCACAGGCCAGTGGCGATCACGGGCGCTCGGCCGGCGCCGGCCGCTCCTGA
- a CDS encoding efflux RND transporter periplasmic adaptor subunit — protein sequence MARKLSLLLFLGLFALAGCSNDDDAAEDGDAGNDGVLITTEDASISTVNDTERTIGRLTSKTAPSITAEVSGQIQVIHIEEGDEVARGDTLVEIDPEPYELALAQARTDVRRLEVSLRTQRRELERSEELLEDGYVTQSEFDAIEGEVESLEGDLEGARAQVSNAERDLRNTTIRAPVDGAIDERMVSEGDYTSPGEPMLTVVSQDLLRIRLPFPETVAQRLEVGQPVQLRAPVAGGDVDGSISELRPGLAEQSRTFEAIVNVENPGGWRQGGSVNAVVLVEQRESVTVPNDAIIQRPSGEVVYVIEDNTAHERTVEVGRRGSDRTEIRNGLDEGEVIAVDGAGFLSDEAAIRTDEE from the coding sequence ATGGCCCGTAAACTGAGCCTGCTCCTCTTCCTCGGCCTGTTCGCCCTGGCCGGCTGCAGCAACGACGATGACGCCGCGGAAGACGGCGACGCCGGCAACGACGGTGTCCTGATCACCACCGAAGACGCATCGATCAGCACCGTCAACGACACGGAGCGCACCATTGGCCGTCTGACCAGCAAGACCGCGCCGTCCATCACCGCCGAGGTCTCCGGCCAGATCCAGGTCATCCACATCGAGGAAGGCGACGAGGTCGCGCGCGGCGACACCCTGGTGGAGATCGATCCGGAACCCTACGAACTGGCCCTGGCCCAGGCGCGGACCGATGTCCGCCGGCTGGAAGTCAGCCTCCGGACCCAGCGCCGGGAGCTGGAGCGCAGCGAGGAGCTGCTGGAGGACGGCTACGTCACCCAGTCCGAGTTCGACGCCATTGAAGGTGAGGTGGAATCCCTGGAGGGGGACCTGGAAGGCGCCCGCGCCCAGGTGAGCAACGCCGAGCGGGACCTGCGCAACACCACCATCCGCGCCCCGGTGGACGGCGCCATTGACGAGCGCATGGTCTCCGAGGGGGACTACACGTCACCCGGTGAGCCCATGCTGACCGTTGTCAGCCAGGATCTCCTGCGCATCCGCCTGCCCTTCCCGGAGACCGTGGCCCAGCGCCTGGAGGTGGGCCAGCCGGTCCAGCTCCGCGCACCCGTGGCGGGTGGCGACGTGGACGGCAGCATCTCGGAGCTGCGTCCGGGCCTGGCGGAGCAGAGCCGCACCTTCGAGGCCATCGTCAACGTGGAGAACCCGGGTGGATGGCGCCAGGGCGGCAGCGTGAACGCCGTGGTGCTGGTCGAGCAGCGCGAGAGCGTCACCGTCCCGAACGATGCCATCATCCAGCGCCCCTCCGGCGAGGTGGTCTACGTGATCGAGGACAACACCGCCCATGAGCGCACCGTGGAGGTCGGCCGCCGCGGCTCGGACCGGACCGAGATCCGCAACGGTCTCGACGAGGGCGAGGTGATCGCCGTCGACGGCGCCGGTTTCCTCTCGGATGAAGCCGCAATCCGCACGGACGAGGAGTAA
- a CDS encoding FAD-dependent oxidoreductase, which translates to MGNNFQFIEVPRQDPRKEQVEVRVNNFNEIYDQFDKETAASQADRCLDCGNPYCEWKCPVHNYIPNWLKLIAEGNLFEAAELSHRTNSLPEVCGRVCPQDRLCEGACTLNDGFGAVTIGNIERYITDEAFKAGWRPDMSGVVDTGKKVAVVGAGPAGLGAADILVRNGVKAVVFDKYPEIGGLLTFGIPPFKLEKEIVRTRRQIMEEMGVEFRLETEIGTDITFEELDRDYDAVFLGMGTYTYMRGGFPGEDLPGVYEALPFLVSNINKELGYQQEPGDFIDMQGKRVVVLGGGDTAMDCNRTSIRQGAASVTCAYRRDEANMPGSRREVVNAKEEGVKFLWNRQPVEIVGDGKVEGVKVVTTQLGEPDDRGRRRPEPVPGSEEVIPADRVLIAFGFRPSPADWFEAHAIGTDDRDRVTIRKDEQFFGQTGNPKVFSGGDMVRGSDLVVTAVFEGREAAKGILNYLEV; encoded by the coding sequence ATGGGTAACAATTTTCAGTTTATTGAAGTCCCGAGGCAGGACCCGAGAAAAGAACAAGTCGAGGTCCGGGTTAACAACTTCAACGAGATCTACGACCAGTTCGACAAGGAGACGGCCGCGTCCCAGGCGGACCGCTGCCTGGACTGCGGCAACCCCTACTGCGAGTGGAAGTGCCCGGTCCACAACTACATCCCCAACTGGCTGAAGCTCATCGCCGAGGGGAATCTGTTCGAGGCCGCGGAGCTCTCCCACCGCACCAACTCGCTGCCCGAGGTGTGCGGCCGGGTGTGCCCGCAGGACCGCCTGTGCGAAGGCGCCTGCACGCTCAACGACGGCTTCGGCGCGGTGACCATCGGCAACATCGAGCGCTACATCACCGATGAGGCGTTCAAGGCGGGCTGGCGCCCGGACATGTCCGGCGTGGTCGATACCGGCAAGAAGGTGGCCGTGGTCGGCGCCGGGCCGGCCGGCCTGGGCGCGGCGGACATCCTGGTGCGCAATGGCGTCAAAGCGGTGGTCTTCGACAAGTACCCGGAAATCGGCGGGCTGCTGACGTTCGGCATCCCCCCGTTCAAGCTGGAGAAGGAGATCGTCCGCACCCGGCGCCAGATCATGGAAGAGATGGGCGTGGAGTTCCGACTCGAAACGGAGATCGGCACCGATATCACCTTCGAGGAGCTGGACCGGGACTACGACGCGGTCTTCCTCGGCATGGGCACCTACACCTACATGCGTGGCGGCTTCCCCGGGGAAGACCTGCCGGGGGTGTACGAGGCGCTGCCGTTCCTGGTCTCCAACATCAACAAGGAGCTGGGCTACCAACAGGAGCCGGGCGACTTCATCGACATGCAGGGCAAGCGCGTCGTGGTGCTCGGCGGCGGCGACACCGCCATGGACTGCAACCGCACCTCCATCCGCCAGGGCGCCGCGAGCGTCACCTGCGCCTACCGCCGTGACGAGGCGAACATGCCCGGCTCCCGCCGCGAGGTGGTGAACGCCAAGGAAGAGGGCGTGAAGTTCCTGTGGAACCGCCAGCCCGTGGAGATCGTCGGTGACGGCAAGGTGGAAGGGGTCAAGGTGGTGACCACCCAGCTCGGTGAGCCGGATGATCGCGGCCGTCGGCGCCCGGAGCCGGTGCCCGGCAGCGAGGAAGTCATCCCGGCGGACCGCGTGCTGATCGCGTTCGGTTTCCGTCCCAGCCCGGCGGACTGGTTCGAGGCCCACGCCATCGGCACCGACGACCGCGATCGCGTCACCATCCGCAAGGACGAACAGTTCTTCGGCCAGACCGGTAACCCCAAGGTGTTCTCCGGCGGTGACATGGTGCGCGGCTCGGACCTGGTGGTCACCGCCGTGTTCGAGGGCCGCGAGGCCGCCAAGGGGATTCTGAACTACCTGGAGGTCTGA
- the aroE gene encoding shikimate dehydrogenase: MTDRYAVFGNPIAHSRSPWIHTRFAEQTGEDIEYSRQEVPTDGFAEAVELFQDKGGHGLNITVPFKEEAWSVADSRSPRAEACGAVNTLLFRADGGRHGDNTDGEGLVRDLRDNHRITLQNRRILVLGAGGAVRGVLELLAAEHPALLLIANRTVSRAEGLVPLCREAADADACGFDTLHDQPPFDLIINGTSTGLSGGMPDLPEGIVGARTSAYDMVYGPEPTPFMRWAAEHGAARTLDGLGMLVEQAAESFRLWRGVSPDTAPIIRDLRRAITEPDQS, translated from the coding sequence ATGACCGACCGCTACGCCGTCTTCGGCAACCCCATCGCCCACAGCCGCTCGCCGTGGATCCACACCCGGTTCGCCGAGCAGACCGGCGAGGACATCGAATACAGCCGCCAGGAAGTCCCCACCGACGGCTTCGCCGAAGCCGTGGAGCTGTTTCAGGACAAGGGCGGGCACGGCCTCAACATCACCGTCCCGTTCAAGGAAGAGGCCTGGTCCGTGGCCGACAGCCGCAGCCCGCGGGCGGAGGCGTGCGGCGCCGTGAACACCCTGCTGTTCCGCGCCGACGGTGGCCGCCACGGCGACAATACCGACGGCGAGGGGCTGGTGCGGGACCTGCGCGACAACCACCGTATCACCCTGCAGAACCGGCGCATTCTCGTCCTCGGCGCCGGCGGCGCCGTACGGGGCGTGCTGGAGCTGCTGGCCGCCGAACACCCGGCACTGCTGCTCATCGCCAACCGCACCGTCAGCCGCGCGGAAGGTCTGGTGCCCCTGTGCCGTGAAGCGGCCGATGCCGACGCCTGCGGCTTCGACACCCTCCACGACCAGCCGCCCTTCGACCTGATCATCAACGGTACCTCCACCGGGCTCAGCGGCGGCATGCCCGACCTGCCCGAGGGGATCGTCGGTGCCCGCACCAGCGCCTACGACATGGTCTACGGCCCGGAGCCCACGCCATTCATGCGCTGGGCCGCCGAGCACGGCGCCGCCCGCACCCTGGACGGCCTCGGCATGCTGGTGGAGCAGGCAGCCGAATCCTTCCGCCTGTGGCGGGGCGTGTCGCCGGATACCGCCCCGATCATCCGCGACCTGCGCCGCGCCATCACGGAGCCGGACCAGTCATGA
- the hemE gene encoding uroporphyrinogen decarboxylase, protein MTSSAPLQNDLLLRALLREPTERTPVWMMRQAGRYLPEYRATRERAGSFMALCQNPELACEVTLQPLERFRLDGAILFSDILTIPHAMGLGLHFVAGEGPRFEHTVRDEAAIDALPVPDPEQELRYVPDAVRVIRRELQGRVPLIGFAGSPWTLATYMIEGGSSKNYAWSKGMLYDRPDLMHRLLDKLAQAVTDYLNAQIAAGAQALMIFDTWGGILTPAAYREFSLPYAEQIISGLSKQADGRRVPVTFFTKNGGPWLEDMAGCGADGLGLDWTQDIGDARRRVGDRVALQGNLDPSALYAAPDTIRRHVGDILAAYGHGTGHVFNLGHGIHPEVSPEHAQAMIEAVHALSPGYHQG, encoded by the coding sequence TTGACCTCATCCGCCCCGCTCCAGAACGACCTCCTCCTCCGCGCCCTGCTGCGCGAGCCCACCGAGCGCACGCCGGTGTGGATGATGCGCCAGGCCGGCCGGTACCTGCCCGAGTACCGGGCGACGCGCGAGCGCGCGGGCAGCTTCATGGCGCTGTGCCAGAATCCGGAGCTGGCCTGCGAGGTGACGCTGCAGCCGCTGGAGCGGTTCCGTCTCGACGGCGCCATCCTGTTCTCCGATATTCTCACCATTCCCCACGCCATGGGGCTCGGCCTCCATTTCGTGGCCGGCGAGGGGCCGCGGTTCGAGCACACGGTCAGGGACGAAGCGGCCATTGACGCGCTGCCCGTCCCCGACCCCGAGCAGGAGCTGCGCTATGTCCCGGACGCCGTGCGCGTAATCCGTCGGGAGCTTCAGGGGCGGGTGCCGCTGATCGGCTTCGCCGGCAGCCCGTGGACGCTGGCCACCTACATGATCGAAGGGGGCAGCTCCAAGAACTACGCCTGGAGCAAGGGGATGCTCTACGACCGCCCGGACCTCATGCACCGGCTGCTGGACAAGCTTGCCCAGGCCGTCACCGACTACCTGAACGCCCAGATCGCCGCCGGTGCCCAGGCACTGATGATCTTCGACACCTGGGGCGGCATTCTCACGCCGGCCGCCTACCGGGAATTTTCCCTGCCTTACGCGGAACAAATCATCTCCGGGCTGTCCAAACAGGCAGACGGTCGCCGCGTGCCGGTCACGTTTTTCACCAAGAACGGCGGCCCCTGGCTCGAGGACATGGCCGGGTGCGGCGCCGACGGACTCGGCCTGGACTGGACCCAGGACATCGGCGATGCGCGCCGCCGAGTGGGAGACCGCGTTGCCCTGCAGGGCAACCTGGATCCGAGCGCGCTGTATGCCGCCCCGGACACCATCCGCAGACATGTGGGCGACATCCTGGCGGCCTACGGCCACGGGACCGGCCACGTCTTCAACCTGGGTCACGGCATCCACCCGGAAGTGAGTCCGGAGCACGCCCAGGCAATGATCGAAGCAGTACATGCGCTCAGTCCCGGCTATCATCAAGGGTAG
- a CDS encoding TetR/AcrR family transcriptional regulator has product MSQQISPGHTSTRTEAAKRILTAARLLFTERGFEGVSIRDIAARADVSKANVFHHFRNKAALYDAVLEDSRLTFDGLLVDLADHELPLRDRLERFLRDDLRTMLRDPSSVNLFLRQMLNSAGNPQRRRAEDTITEGMNDLLQTMAEARQKQHAHTATPDSTLALTLTLLGSAFMYFQLRDVLPRLDDAGERCDPDRYCAEIMALLHPGLTCQNDRTD; this is encoded by the coding sequence GTGTCCCAGCAGATCAGCCCTGGCCACACCTCGACGCGCACGGAAGCCGCAAAGCGGATACTGACGGCAGCACGGCTGCTGTTCACGGAACGCGGCTTTGAAGGCGTGTCCATTCGCGATATCGCCGCACGCGCGGACGTCAGCAAGGCCAACGTCTTTCATCACTTCCGCAACAAGGCCGCACTCTACGACGCCGTGCTCGAGGACTCGCGACTGACCTTCGACGGGCTGCTGGTGGACCTGGCTGACCACGAGCTGCCGCTGCGGGACCGTCTCGAGCGTTTCCTGCGCGATGACCTCCGGACCATGCTGCGGGACCCTTCCTCGGTAAACCTGTTCCTCCGCCAGATGCTCAACTCCGCCGGCAACCCCCAGCGCCGGCGTGCGGAAGACACCATCACCGAGGGCATGAACGACCTGCTGCAGACCATGGCCGAAGCACGGCAAAAGCAGCATGCCCACACGGCAACACCGGACTCGACACTCGCACTGACCCTGACACTGCTCGGCAGTGCCTTCATGTACTTCCAGTTGCGCGACGTCCTGCCACGCCTCGATGACGCCGGCGAGCGCTGCGACCCGGACCGCTATTGCGCCGAGATCATGGCCCTGCTCCATCCCGGCCTGACGTGCCAGAACGACAGGACCGACTGA
- the hemB gene encoding porphobilinogen synthase, with protein sequence MTTHSTTVGYFPGVRMRRMRRDAFSRRLMRENRLSTDDLIQPLFVLDGEKQRQPVPSMPGVERLSIDLLLEEAGRLVELGIPAIALFPVTPPDLKTPDAREAYNPNGLAPRAVRAVKAQFPELGVMTDVALDPFTSHGQDGVLDDQGHILNDETVEILVKQTLCHAEAGVDIVAPSDMMDGRVGAMREALEAADHVNTRIMAYSAKYASSYYGPFRDAVGSAANLGAAGKQTYQMDPANTDEAMREVALDLEEGADMVMVKPAMPYLDIIHRVRTTFGAPTFAYQVSGEYAMLMAAAKEGWLDERACALEALTAMKRAGADGILTYFAARAAQWLREDENK encoded by the coding sequence ATGACCACGCACAGCACCACCGTTGGCTACTTCCCGGGCGTGCGCATGCGCCGCATGCGCCGCGACGCCTTTTCGCGCCGCCTGATGCGGGAGAACCGGCTCAGCACTGATGACCTGATCCAGCCCCTGTTCGTGCTGGACGGCGAGAAACAGCGGCAACCGGTACCATCCATGCCCGGTGTCGAGCGGCTGTCCATTGATCTGCTGCTGGAAGAGGCCGGCCGCCTGGTGGAACTGGGTATCCCTGCCATCGCCCTGTTCCCGGTCACACCGCCGGACCTGAAAACCCCGGATGCGCGCGAGGCCTACAACCCCAACGGCCTCGCCCCACGCGCCGTGCGCGCCGTGAAGGCGCAGTTCCCGGAACTGGGCGTCATGACCGACGTGGCGCTGGACCCCTTCACCAGCCATGGCCAGGACGGCGTGCTGGATGACCAGGGGCACATACTCAACGACGAGACCGTGGAGATCCTGGTCAAGCAGACCCTGTGCCACGCCGAAGCCGGCGTCGACATCGTCGCCCCCTCCGACATGATGGACGGGCGGGTGGGCGCCATGCGCGAGGCCCTGGAAGCCGCCGACCACGTCAACACCCGGATCATGGCCTACTCCGCCAAGTACGCCTCCAGCTATTACGGCCCTTTCCGCGACGCGGTGGGCTCGGCGGCCAACCTCGGGGCGGCCGGCAAACAGACCTACCAGATGGACCCGGCCAACACCGACGAGGCCATGCGCGAAGTCGCCCTGGACCTGGAAGAGGGCGCCGACATGGTCATGGTGAAGCCCGCCATGCCCTACCTGGACATCATCCACCGCGTGCGCACCACCTTCGGCGCGCCCACGTTCGCCTACCAGGTGAGCGGCGAGTACGCCATGCTGATGGCAGCGGCGAAGGAAGGCTGGCTGGACGAGCGCGCCTGCGCCCTGGAAGCACTCACCGCCATGAAGCGCGCCGGCGCCGACGGCATTCTTACCTACTTCGCCGCCCGTGCAGCCCAATGGCTGCGTGAGGATGAAAACAAGTAG